Proteins from a single region of Pseudomonas ekonensis:
- the flgM gene encoding flagellar biosynthesis anti-sigma factor FlgM, which translates to MVIDFSRLNSSSSLTGGTRTSAPKETAETGASAPLNAPAEQATAAKSGESVHLSNEAQQLQKITDKLRDQPVVDKGRVAELKAAIADGSYKVDSNRVASKLLNFEAQR; encoded by the coding sequence ATGGTCATCGATTTCAGCCGTTTGAACAGCTCCTCGTCACTTACGGGCGGCACACGTACCAGCGCACCCAAGGAAACCGCCGAAACCGGCGCTTCCGCACCGCTGAACGCCCCGGCCGAACAGGCCACTGCCGCAAAAAGCGGGGAATCGGTACACCTCAGCAATGAGGCTCAACAGTTGCAGAAGATCACTGACAAGCTGCGCGACCAGCCTGTCGTCGACAAAGGCCGTGTGGCCGAGTTGAAGGCAGCGATCGCCGATGGCAGCTACAAGGTCGACAGCAACCGTGTAGCCAGCAAACTGCTCAACTTCGAAGCCCAGCGCTAG
- the flgA gene encoding flagellar basal body P-ring formation chaperone FlgA, with translation MNTQTTFFRRPASPIRRWLCAASAVCFFFAGSPAVADAVTLPDMLIGVTQGFLEFTVEDYLATSQTEGRYEIEVNQLDPRMRMPMCDKELTASLESPARPLGRVTVKVRCEGASPWTVFVPAQVRLFREIVTTTRPLKRAGIIEPQDVTLRERDVSQINQGFLTSVDQAIGQKLTRPTVADQVITLVHLEQAEVVRKGDQVVITARSGTLAVRMPGEALSNGGLKEQIRVKNLNSQRVIKAQVIAPGQVEVAM, from the coding sequence ATGAACACTCAAACGACATTTTTTCGACGCCCGGCATCCCCGATCCGCAGATGGCTTTGCGCGGCGTCGGCCGTTTGCTTCTTTTTCGCTGGCAGCCCTGCCGTTGCTGATGCGGTTACCTTGCCTGACATGCTTATCGGCGTCACTCAAGGCTTTCTTGAATTCACCGTAGAAGACTATCTGGCCACCAGTCAAACGGAAGGCCGCTACGAAATCGAAGTCAACCAGCTCGACCCGCGCATGCGCATGCCTATGTGCGACAAGGAATTGACAGCCTCCCTGGAGAGCCCGGCACGTCCGCTGGGACGGGTGACGGTCAAGGTGCGCTGCGAAGGCGCATCCCCCTGGACGGTGTTCGTGCCCGCTCAAGTCCGCCTGTTTCGCGAGATCGTGACCACCACCCGCCCCCTCAAGCGCGCCGGGATCATCGAACCCCAGGACGTGACCTTGCGCGAGCGCGACGTGAGTCAGATCAACCAGGGTTTCCTGACGTCGGTGGATCAGGCGATCGGACAGAAATTGACCCGACCAACGGTCGCCGATCAGGTGATCACCCTGGTGCACCTGGAGCAGGCGGAAGTCGTGCGCAAAGGCGATCAGGTGGTCATCACCGCCCGCAGCGGCACGCTGGCCGTGCGCATGCCGGGCGAAGCCCTGTCCAACGGCGGGCTCAAGGAACAGATCCGGGTGAAAAACCTCAATTCCCAGCGGGTCATCAAGGCGCAGGTCATCGCGCCCGGCCAAGTGGAAGTGGCGATGTAG
- a CDS encoding chemotaxis protein CheV yields the protein MAGVMDSVNQRTQLVGQNRLELLLFRLDGQQLYGINVFKVREVLQCPQLTLMPKSSPVVCGVANIRGATIPILDLAMATGSGALKDKNSPFVIITEYNTKTQGFLVRSVERIVNMNWEEIHPPPKGTGRDHYLTAVTRVDNQLVEIIDVEKVLAEVAPTPEAISHGVVDVETQSKALSLRVLTVDDSSVARKQVTRCLQTVGVEVVALNDGRQALDYLRKLVDEGKKPEEEFLMMISDIEMPEMDGYTLTAEIRSDPRMQKLHIILHTSLSGVFNQAMVKKVGADDFLAKFRPDDLASRVVDRIKAADIS from the coding sequence ATGGCTGGTGTAATGGATTCGGTGAACCAGCGCACGCAACTGGTGGGGCAGAATCGCCTGGAGCTGCTGTTGTTCCGTCTCGACGGTCAGCAGCTCTACGGGATCAACGTGTTCAAGGTTCGGGAAGTGCTGCAATGTCCCCAACTGACGCTGATGCCCAAGTCCAGTCCTGTCGTGTGCGGGGTGGCGAATATCCGGGGGGCGACCATCCCGATCCTTGATCTGGCGATGGCGACCGGTTCCGGTGCTTTGAAAGACAAGAACAGTCCGTTCGTGATCATCACGGAGTACAACACCAAGACCCAGGGTTTCCTGGTGCGCTCGGTGGAGCGCATCGTCAACATGAACTGGGAAGAGATCCATCCGCCGCCCAAGGGCACCGGGCGCGATCATTACCTGACCGCTGTGACTCGGGTGGACAATCAGTTAGTCGAAATCATCGACGTCGAGAAGGTGCTGGCGGAAGTCGCGCCGACGCCGGAGGCGATTTCGCACGGCGTGGTGGACGTCGAGACCCAGAGCAAGGCGTTGTCGCTGCGGGTGCTGACGGTCGACGACTCGTCGGTGGCGCGCAAGCAGGTCACGCGTTGCCTGCAGACGGTGGGCGTCGAGGTGGTGGCGCTGAACGATGGCCGGCAGGCGCTGGATTACCTGCGCAAGCTGGTCGACGAAGGGAAGAAGCCGGAAGAAGAGTTCCTGATGATGATCTCCGACATCGAGATGCCGGAGATGGACGGGTACACCCTCACGGCCGAGATCCGCAGCGATCCGCGCATGCAAAAGCTTCACATCATCCTGCATACTTCGTTGTCGGGTGTGTTCAATCAGGCGATGGTCAAGAAGGTCGGTGCCGATGACTTCCTGGCCAAGTTCCGTCCTGATGACCTGGCATCCCGGGTAGTCGACCGGATCAAAGCAGCAGATATCAGCTAG
- the cheR gene encoding protein-glutamate O-methyltransferase CheR: MSTGNLDFEQFRVFLEKACGILLGENKQYLVSSRLNKLMEQQGIKSLGELVQRIQTQPRSGLREQVVDAMTTNETLWFRDTYPFEVLKSKVLPEAIKASPNQRLRIWSAACSSGQEPYSLSMSIDEFERTNIGQLKMGVQIVATDLSGSMLTNCKTGEYDSLAIGRGLSADRLQRYFDPKGPGRWAVKAPIRSRVEFRSFNLLDSYASLGKFDIVFCRNVLIYFSAEVKKDILMRIHSTLKPGGYLFLGASEALNGLPDHYQMVQCSPGIIYQAK, from the coding sequence TTGTCTACGGGTAATTTGGATTTCGAACAGTTCCGGGTGTTCCTGGAGAAAGCCTGTGGCATCTTGCTCGGTGAAAACAAACAGTATCTGGTGTCGAGCCGTCTCAACAAACTGATGGAGCAGCAAGGCATCAAGTCCCTGGGTGAGCTGGTGCAGCGCATCCAGACCCAGCCGCGCAGCGGTTTGCGCGAGCAGGTGGTCGATGCCATGACGACCAACGAGACCTTGTGGTTTCGCGACACCTATCCGTTTGAGGTCCTCAAGAGCAAGGTGCTGCCCGAGGCGATCAAGGCCAGCCCCAACCAGCGTCTGCGGATCTGGTCGGCGGCCTGCTCGTCGGGTCAGGAGCCGTATTCGCTGTCGATGTCGATCGACGAGTTCGAGCGGACCAACATCGGCCAGCTGAAGATGGGCGTGCAGATCGTCGCCACCGATCTGTCCGGCAGCATGCTGACCAACTGCAAGACCGGCGAGTACGACAGCCTGGCCATCGGCCGCGGCCTGTCCGCCGACCGCCTGCAGCGTTACTTCGATCCGAAGGGACCGGGCCGCTGGGCGGTCAAGGCGCCGATCAGGAGCCGGGTGGAGTTCCGCTCGTTCAACCTGCTCGACAGCTACGCCAGCCTCGGCAAGTTCGACATCGTGTTCTGCCGCAACGTGCTGATCTACTTCTCCGCCGAGGTGAAGAAGGACATCCTGATGCGCATCCACAGCACGCTGAAGCCGGGCGGTTACCTGTTCCTCGGCGCTTCCGAAGCACTGAACGGGCTGCCGGACCATTACCAGATGGTGCAGTGCAGCCCGGGGATCATCTACCAGGCGAAGTGA
- the flgB gene encoding flagellar basal body rod protein FlgB has translation MSISFDKALGIHEKALGFRAQRAEVLANNIANADTPNYKARDLDFSKVLEAQSQKNANGTIALNMTNSRHIEAQGLGNGDESLMYRTPMQPSIDQNTVDAQLEQSNYAENAVGFQASFTLLNSKFKGLVSALRGE, from the coding sequence ATGAGCATCAGCTTCGACAAAGCGCTCGGCATTCACGAAAAGGCCCTTGGCTTCCGCGCCCAGCGCGCCGAGGTGCTGGCCAACAACATCGCCAACGCCGACACCCCGAACTACAAGGCCCGGGACCTGGACTTCTCCAAGGTGCTGGAGGCCCAGAGCCAGAAGAACGCCAACGGCACCATCGCCCTGAACATGACCAACAGCCGTCACATCGAGGCCCAAGGCCTGGGCAACGGCGACGAGTCGCTGATGTACCGCACGCCGATGCAGCCTTCGATCGACCAGAACACCGTGGACGCTCAACTGGAACAGTCCAACTACGCGGAAAACGCGGTGGGCTTCCAGGCCAGCTTCACCCTGCTCAACAGCAAATTCAAAGGGCTGGTATCGGCCCTGCGCGGAGAGTAA
- the flgC gene encoding flagellar basal body rod protein FlgC: MSLSSVFNIAGSGMSAQNTRLNTVASNIANAETVSSSIDQTYRARHPVFATMFQGGQSTGGNSLFQNQDAAGQGVQVLGVVEDQSNLEARYEPNHPAADAKGYVYYPNVNVVEEMADMISASRSFQTNAEMMNTAKTMMQKVLTLGQ, translated from the coding sequence ATGTCCCTGTCCAGCGTTTTCAACATTGCCGGCAGCGGCATGAGCGCACAGAACACCCGTCTGAACACCGTGGCGTCGAACATCGCCAACGCCGAGACCGTCTCGTCGAGCATCGACCAGACCTACCGCGCCCGTCACCCGGTGTTCGCCACCATGTTCCAGGGCGGCCAGAGCACCGGCGGCAACTCCCTGTTCCAGAACCAGGACGCCGCAGGCCAGGGCGTGCAGGTGCTGGGCGTGGTCGAAGACCAGAGCAACCTTGAGGCGCGCTACGAGCCTAACCACCCGGCGGCCGACGCCAAGGGCTACGTCTACTACCCGAACGTCAACGTGGTGGAAGAGATGGCCGACATGATTTCCGCGAGCCGTTCGTTCCAGACCAACGCCGAAATGATGAACACCGCCAAGACCATGATGCAGAAGGTTCTGACCCTCGGTCAGTGA
- the flgD gene encoding flagellar hook assembly protein FlgD, whose amino-acid sequence MSVTDTTSSLSMNDILANSSKKTSSTADGIASATNSSTGGKALGKDAFLQLLVTQLKNQNPLDPQDNSAFVAQLAQFSSLEGITTLNSTVSSLAGNYNSSQALQASSLVGRNVIVQTNTVQLDDPSKGMTGSVNVPSSIAGGTVTITDSTGKTVRTIDLGSRAAGNASFTWDGKDKDGNLVTAGTYTVKANAPINGTATDLATYLPATVNSVTISQTGGELMLNLSGKGTVALSKVQTIGI is encoded by the coding sequence ATGAGCGTTACCGACACCACCAGCAGCCTGAGCATGAACGACATCCTGGCGAACTCGTCGAAGAAGACCAGTTCGACCGCCGATGGCATCGCTTCGGCCACCAACAGTTCGACCGGCGGCAAAGCGCTGGGCAAGGACGCGTTCCTGCAACTGCTGGTGACCCAGCTGAAGAACCAGAACCCGCTGGATCCGCAAGACAACAGCGCGTTCGTGGCCCAGCTGGCGCAATTCAGCAGCCTTGAAGGCATCACCACCCTCAACAGCACCGTCAGTTCGCTGGCCGGCAACTACAACTCGTCGCAGGCGCTGCAGGCCTCGTCGCTGGTGGGGCGCAACGTGATCGTGCAGACCAACACGGTCCAGCTCGACGATCCGAGCAAGGGCATGACCGGTTCGGTCAACGTCCCGTCGTCCATCGCCGGCGGCACCGTCACCATCACCGACAGCACCGGCAAGACCGTGCGCACCATCGATCTGGGCAGCCGCGCCGCAGGCAATGCGAGCTTCACCTGGGACGGCAAGGACAAGGACGGCAACCTGGTCACCGCCGGCACCTACACCGTCAAGGCGAACGCCCCGATCAACGGCACGGCGACGGATCTGGCGACCTACCTGCCGGCCACCGTCAACAGCGTGACGATCAGCCAGACCGGCGGCGAGCTGATGCTCAACCTGTCCGGCAAGGGCACCGTCGCCCTGTCCAAAGTACAAACCATTGGTATATAG
- the flgE gene encoding flagellar hook protein FlgE, which yields MSFNIGLSGLYAANKQLDVTGNNIANVATAGFKSSRAEFADVYSSTRLGSGSKVIGNGVRLANVSQQFTQGDINNTGNVLDMGINGSGFFTLSNNGSISYTRAGTFKVDKDGYITNTDYTSRLQGYGVDANGKIINGVLTDLKIDTSNLAPKSTSLVTSTINLNSTAPVIDDTVAAGKFDPTNTATYTKSFSTPVYDSQGNSHVMDQYMVKTGANTWKVYTLVDGRNPDATGSDPKATAPVASTMTFDTAGKLTQVSTPDPAGGPAIISSDLKLTGWVPGTVTNGVWKANGASANPAGITISMAKTTQFNADTARSIPTQDGYATGQITNLTIDGTGTLFANFSNNQSKAIGQVALASFTNEQGLQPIGGTAWKETYASGIPGYDAPKTGTLGEVVSNSLEESNVNLTNELVDLIKGQSNYQANAKTISTQSTIMQTIIQMT from the coding sequence ATGTCTTTTAACATCGGCCTCAGCGGTCTCTATGCAGCCAACAAGCAACTGGACGTGACCGGCAACAACATCGCCAACGTCGCGACCGCCGGTTTCAAGTCGTCCCGCGCCGAATTCGCCGACGTCTACTCGTCGACCCGCCTGGGCAGCGGCAGCAAGGTCATCGGCAACGGCGTGCGCCTGGCCAACGTGTCCCAGCAGTTCACTCAAGGTGACATCAACAACACCGGCAACGTGCTGGACATGGGCATCAACGGCTCCGGTTTCTTCACCCTGAGCAACAACGGCTCGATCTCCTACACCCGTGCCGGTACGTTCAAGGTCGACAAGGACGGCTACATCACCAACACCGACTACACCTCGCGCCTGCAAGGCTACGGCGTGGACGCCAACGGCAAGATCATCAACGGCGTGCTGACCGACCTGAAGATCGACACCTCGAACCTGGCGCCGAAGTCCACCTCGCTGGTGACCTCGACCATCAACCTGAACTCCACCGCACCGGTGATCGACGATACCGTGGCGGCAGGCAAATTCGACCCGACCAACACCGCGACCTACACCAAGTCGTTCAGCACGCCGGTCTATGACAGCCAGGGCAACTCCCACGTCATGGACCAGTATATGGTCAAGACCGGCGCCAACACCTGGAAGGTCTACACCCTGGTGGACGGCCGCAACCCGGACGCCACCGGCAGCGATCCGAAGGCCACCGCACCGGTGGCTTCGACCATGACCTTCGACACCGCCGGCAAACTGACCCAGGTCAGCACCCCGGATCCAGCGGGCGGCCCTGCCATCATCAGCAGCGACCTGAAACTCACTGGCTGGGTGCCGGGCACCGTGACCAACGGCGTCTGGAAAGCCAACGGCGCGTCGGCCAACCCGGCCGGCATCACCATCTCGATGGCCAAGACCACCCAGTTCAACGCCGACACCGCCCGTTCGATCCCGACCCAGGACGGCTACGCCACCGGCCAGATCACTAACCTGACCATCGACGGCACCGGCACCCTGTTCGCCAACTTCAGCAACAACCAGAGCAAGGCCATCGGCCAGGTCGCGCTGGCCAGCTTCACCAACGAACAGGGCCTGCAGCCTATCGGCGGCACCGCCTGGAAAGAGACCTACGCTTCGGGCATCCCGGGCTACGACGCACCGAAGACCGGTACCCTGGGCGAAGTGGTGTCCAACTCGCTGGAAGAGTCGAACGTCAACCTGACCAACGAGCTGGTGGACCTGATCAAGGGCCAGAGCAACTATCAGGCGAACGCCAAGACCATCTCGACCCAAAGCACCATCATGCAGACCATCATTCAGATGACCTGA